In a genomic window of Leptolyngbya sp. SIO1E4:
- a CDS encoding MFS transporter, which translates to MNSDTLTESQQIETAKTTPSKPKFAIFQLWNMNVGFLGIQFGWGLQMANMSSIFEHLGASAHEIPILWLAAPLTGLIVQPIVGNLSDYTWGPLGRRRPYLLAGAILASVALILMPHCSALWMAAGLLWVLDTSANVSMVPFRAFVGDLLPQEQRTQGFAMQSVMVGMGAIAASSMPWLLNHLFAVDPTTGLARRIPLTVELSFYLGAALFLSTILWTILTTPERPPKNLDQFEQLKEERGGVLNSLQEIWQALHHIPPTMQQLAWVQIFTWLGIFCFFIYFPPAVARNIFGAVDLDSVRYNEGIEWAGLCFAAFNAVCIGVSFLLPVLTRRISRKAVHSFCLTCGGVSLILLLQIHHPLLLLVSMVGFGMTWASAQSIPYAILTHAIPTQRRGIYQGIFNFFIVLPEIGISLAFGWVMQHWLHDNRLMAVVVGGVFLLIAAALTPFVQAPTDLQVDTSATEPGKLSTKEESGDRSVPSSL; encoded by the coding sequence ATGAATTCAGATACTTTGACTGAGTCGCAGCAGATAGAAACAGCTAAGACAACACCTTCCAAACCAAAATTTGCGATTTTCCAGCTGTGGAATATGAATGTGGGCTTTCTCGGCATTCAGTTTGGGTGGGGCTTGCAGATGGCCAACATGAGCTCCATCTTTGAACATCTAGGGGCCAGCGCCCATGAAATTCCTATTTTGTGGCTGGCAGCACCACTGACAGGGCTGATCGTGCAGCCCATTGTGGGTAATCTGAGCGACTACACCTGGGGGCCATTAGGGCGCAGACGGCCCTATTTACTGGCAGGGGCGATTCTGGCCTCGGTAGCGTTGATACTCATGCCCCATTGCTCAGCCCTGTGGATGGCGGCTGGGCTGCTGTGGGTGCTAGACACCAGCGCTAACGTCAGCATGGTGCCGTTTCGGGCCTTTGTGGGTGACCTGCTGCCCCAAGAGCAGCGCACTCAGGGGTTTGCCATGCAAAGTGTGATGGTGGGGATGGGGGCGATCGCGGCCTCTAGCATGCCCTGGCTGCTCAATCATCTGTTTGCAGTCGACCCCACAACCGGCCTGGCCCGCCGCATTCCCCTCACGGTAGAGCTTTCTTTTTACCTGGGCGCAGCCCTGTTTCTCAGCACCATCCTCTGGACCATCCTCACCACGCCTGAGCGCCCCCCTAAAAACCTGGATCAGTTTGAGCAGCTGAAAGAAGAACGCGGCGGCGTCCTCAACAGCCTGCAAGAAATCTGGCAGGCGCTGCACCACATTCCCCCCACCATGCAGCAGCTGGCCTGGGTGCAGATTTTTACCTGGCTGGGCATTTTCTGCTTTTTTATCTACTTTCCACCAGCGGTGGCGCGCAATATTTTCGGAGCGGTGGACCTCGATTCGGTGCGCTACAACGAGGGCATTGAATGGGCGGGGCTCTGTTTTGCCGCATTCAACGCGGTCTGCATCGGGGTTTCATTTTTATTGCCGGTGTTGACCCGTCGCATCAGCCGCAAAGCGGTTCACAGCTTTTGTTTAACCTGTGGTGGGGTAAGTTTGATTTTGCTGTTGCAGATTCACCACCCCCTGTTATTGCTGGTGTCGATGGTGGGGTTTGGCATGACCTGGGCCAGCGCACAGTCAATTCCTTACGCCATTTTGACCCACGCCATTCCGACCCAGCGGCGGGGTATTTACCAGGGCATTTTTAATTTCTTTATCGTGTTACCTGAGATTGGCATTTCCTTAGCCTTTGGGTGGGTGATGCAGCACTGGCTGCATGACAACCGGCTGATGGCGGTCGTGGTGGGCGGGGTCTTTTTGCTGATAGCGGCCGCGCTGACGCCATTTGTGCAAGCACCAACTGATCTCCAGGTTGATACTTCTGCCACTGAACCTGGCAAACTATCTACAAAGGAGGAGTCGGGCGATCGCTCTGTTCCTTCATCCTTATAA
- a CDS encoding mechanosensitive ion channel has protein sequence MDFLHNRLNELGVGRSLAETPHIVMFGVTLLLALLIGRWTPAIARFILGHFLPAAVMGHYRQLMEPIQGSIRWAGTAIWVSLATIWLQEDFASLYGFLRPFIDLWVIGSVAWFISRLCRQIFRIYGVEVLRQLGLEADELLLVFETVVNVVIGLIAVLVFAQTQNFNLVGLFASLGIGGIAVAFASQKILEQLLSTIVLYLDRPFVPGEYIRLADGQLGRVESIGLRSTKVRTAGKSTLVIIPNSQLISMEIENVTRAKKVMVMLYFDFARPLSDEDAALVKQVISQSTDSVFGVDPGSTSIVFTPSGENGRRSQQMRRARITFFILGSNDNSIELRKRLLQLANETIARRLDGYGIQFMTQDPTVYVESPVTL, from the coding sequence ATGGATTTTCTGCACAATCGTCTGAACGAGCTGGGGGTGGGGCGATCGCTGGCAGAAACCCCTCATATCGTTATGTTTGGCGTCACCTTATTGCTGGCGTTGCTGATCGGGCGCTGGACACCGGCGATCGCCCGCTTCATTTTGGGGCATTTTCTCCCCGCTGCAGTCATGGGGCACTACCGGCAGTTGATGGAGCCTATACAGGGGTCAATACGCTGGGCGGGAACGGCCATCTGGGTTTCTCTGGCCACAATTTGGCTTCAGGAAGACTTTGCCAGCCTCTATGGTTTTCTGCGACCTTTTATCGATTTGTGGGTGATTGGGAGCGTTGCCTGGTTCATCTCACGGCTTTGCCGTCAGATATTTCGCATCTACGGTGTCGAGGTGTTAAGGCAGCTGGGGTTGGAGGCTGATGAGCTACTGCTGGTATTTGAAACCGTCGTCAATGTCGTCATTGGGCTGATTGCAGTTCTGGTTTTTGCCCAAACTCAAAACTTTAACCTGGTCGGGTTGTTTGCCAGCTTAGGGATTGGGGGCATTGCCGTTGCCTTTGCTTCTCAAAAAATCTTAGAACAGCTCCTCAGCACCATTGTGCTTTATCTAGATCGCCCCTTTGTTCCGGGGGAATATATTCGCTTGGCGGATGGGCAACTGGGTCGGGTTGAATCGATTGGGCTGCGCTCGACTAAAGTGCGGACGGCGGGCAAAAGTACGTTGGTGATTATCCCCAACTCGCAGCTCATCAGTATGGAAATTGAAAACGTCACCCGCGCTAAGAAGGTGATGGTGATGCTGTATTTTGACTTTGCTCGACCGCTCTCTGATGAAGATGCTGCCCTGGTGAAACAGGTCATCAGCCAGAGTACGGATTCTGTGTTTGGGGTTGACCCGGGTAGCACCAGTATTGTCTTTACCCCGTCTGGTGAAAACGGACGCCGCAGTCAACAGATGCGCCGCGCCCGCATTACGTTCTTTATTCTGGGCTCTAACGATAACTCTATTGAGCTGCGTAAGCGTTTGCTGCAGCTAGCGAATGAAACGATCGCTCGGCGTCTGGATGGGTACGGCATTCAGTTTATGACGCAGGATCCTACGGTGTATGTGGAGTCACCTGTGACGCTTTAG
- a CDS encoding mechanosensitive ion channel, translated as MWDSYIALSWEHPALFWLSLAGIAGGIAVLLGQVVPWVTRFLLNRILREDATAFYNKVIQPQRSLLATVGALAVLDLVGFVLLRLLWRLSWYHYFEFAITLASTLALGWFLSRSFKAYFDSFLLDAALKGGRKTNSEVLILVRFFANFGIVVILAIVFGQTHRLNIVGLVASLGVGGLAVAFAAQKVLEQLVGGVVIYVDRPFTVDDYVGLPDGTFGRVESIGLRSTKIRTSGKGTLAIVPNSAIIQATVENFTDAKKVMAIVHLNLYRTVPEEEQALIRQVIQESTRDIFGIDARSTDITFRKLEGGNLTQVQTTLFILGGSGGSLEIRRQVLDVANQKMTQRLKAYGIAFDIEEPTIYVDAPITV; from the coding sequence ATGTGGGATTCTTACATCGCCCTCTCATGGGAACACCCAGCGCTGTTCTGGTTGAGTTTGGCGGGTATTGCAGGCGGTATTGCGGTTCTTCTAGGGCAGGTGGTGCCCTGGGTGACTCGATTTTTACTGAATCGTATTCTCAGGGAGGATGCCACCGCTTTTTATAACAAAGTGATTCAGCCCCAGCGATCGCTGCTAGCCACCGTGGGTGCGCTAGCAGTGCTGGATCTGGTGGGGTTTGTGCTGCTGCGGCTATTGTGGCGACTGTCCTGGTATCACTATTTTGAATTTGCGATTACGCTGGCCTCGACCCTGGCTTTGGGCTGGTTTTTGTCTCGCAGTTTCAAAGCCTATTTCGACAGCTTTTTGTTAGATGCAGCCCTGAAGGGAGGGCGCAAAACCAATAGCGAAGTTTTGATACTGGTGCGTTTCTTTGCCAACTTTGGCATTGTCGTGATTTTGGCCATTGTTTTTGGGCAAACCCATCGCCTCAACATCGTTGGCCTGGTCGCGAGTTTGGGCGTCGGCGGCCTTGCTGTAGCCTTTGCGGCTCAAAAAGTATTGGAGCAGCTTGTGGGGGGGGTTGTCATTTATGTGGATCGCCCGTTTACCGTAGACGACTATGTAGGGTTACCAGACGGCACTTTTGGGCGGGTGGAATCGATTGGGTTACGCTCGACCAAAATTCGCACGTCGGGCAAAGGGACGCTGGCGATCGTGCCCAACAGCGCCATCATTCAAGCCACGGTAGAAAACTTCACCGACGCCAAAAAGGTGATGGCGATCGTTCATTTGAACCTTTATCGCACCGTACCGGAAGAGGAGCAGGCCCTGATTCGCCAAGTCATTCAGGAGAGTACTCGAGATATCTTCGGCATTGATGCCCGCAGTACTGACATTACCTTCCGCAAGCTCGAAGGCGGAAACTTAACCCAGGTGCAGACTACGCTATTTATTTTGGGCGGCAGTGGTGGCTCTCTCGAAATTCGACGACAGGTGTTGGATGTCGCCAACCAAAAAATGACCCAGCGGCTTAAAGCCTATGGCATCGCTTTCGACATTGAAGAACCCACCATCTATGTAGACGCCCCTATCACCGTTTAG
- the dnaK gene encoding molecular chaperone DnaK — MAKVVGIDLGTTNSCIAVMEGGQSVVIANAEGTRTTPSVVAYAKNGDRLVGQIAKRQAVMNPENTFYSVKRFIGRKYGEVSNEMTEVSYKVLRDGSANVKLNCSAAGKQFAPEEISAQVLRKLVDDASKYLGEPIKQAVITVPAYFNDSQRQATKDAGKVAGLEVLRIINEPTAASLAYGLDKKTNETILVFDLGGGTFDVSVLEVGDGVVEVLSTSGDTHLGGDDFDKKIVDWLADEFKRNEGIDLRQDKQALQRLTEAAEKAKIELSGATQTDINLPFITATQEGPKHLDTTLTRAQFEQMCSDLLDRCQTPVEQALKDAKLSAGNIDEVVLVGGSTRIPAVQELVRRTIGKDPCQGVNPDEVVAVGAAIQGGVLAGDVKDILLLDVTPLSLGVETLGGVATKLIPRNTTIPAKKSEIFSTAADGQTSVDVHVLQGERELASGNKSLGNFRLDGIPSAPRGLPQIEVTFDIDANGILSVSAKDKASGKEQSITISGASTLDDKEVDRMVKDAEANAEADRQRRERIDAKNTADSVAYQAEKQLADLNGQVPEADKQRMKELVASLREAAEKEDVDRMKTLTNDVQQALMQIGSAIYGQAQGNAAAGAPSGGASSGGNDDVIDAEFVDSK, encoded by the coding sequence ATGGCAAAAGTAGTTGGAATTGACTTAGGAACCACAAATTCTTGTATTGCCGTGATGGAGGGGGGGCAATCGGTTGTGATTGCCAATGCTGAGGGCACTCGCACCACCCCTTCGGTTGTTGCCTATGCCAAGAATGGCGATCGCCTGGTGGGGCAAATTGCTAAGCGTCAAGCGGTAATGAACCCCGAAAATACCTTCTACTCGGTCAAGCGCTTCATTGGTCGCAAATACGGTGAAGTGAGCAACGAGATGACAGAGGTTTCTTACAAAGTCCTGCGTGACGGCAGCGCCAACGTCAAGCTCAATTGTTCAGCGGCAGGCAAGCAGTTTGCGCCGGAAGAAATTTCAGCCCAAGTGCTGCGAAAGTTGGTGGACGATGCCAGCAAATATCTGGGTGAACCGATTAAGCAGGCCGTGATTACAGTACCGGCTTACTTCAACGACTCGCAGCGGCAGGCAACCAAAGACGCAGGCAAGGTTGCGGGGCTGGAAGTTCTGCGGATCATCAACGAACCGACGGCAGCCTCCCTCGCCTATGGCTTAGACAAAAAGACGAACGAAACCATTCTGGTCTTTGACTTGGGCGGCGGTACGTTTGATGTGTCTGTGCTAGAAGTGGGCGACGGCGTCGTTGAGGTGCTGTCCACCAGTGGCGACACCCACCTGGGGGGCGACGACTTTGACAAAAAAATTGTGGACTGGTTGGCCGATGAGTTTAAGCGCAACGAAGGCATCGACTTGCGTCAGGATAAGCAAGCCCTGCAGCGGCTGACAGAGGCGGCAGAGAAAGCCAAGATTGAGCTATCCGGTGCAACGCAGACAGACATTAACCTGCCCTTCATTACCGCAACCCAGGAGGGGCCAAAGCATCTGGATACGACGTTGACCCGAGCCCAGTTTGAGCAGATGTGCTCCGACTTGCTGGATCGCTGTCAAACGCCCGTTGAGCAAGCACTCAAAGATGCCAAGCTGAGCGCTGGCAACATTGATGAAGTGGTGCTGGTCGGGGGATCCACTCGCATCCCAGCCGTGCAAGAACTGGTACGTCGCACCATCGGTAAAGACCCCTGTCAGGGGGTTAACCCAGATGAGGTGGTGGCGGTGGGTGCCGCGATTCAAGGGGGGGTGCTCGCAGGGGATGTCAAAGACATTTTGCTGCTAGATGTGACGCCCCTGTCCTTAGGGGTTGAAACCTTAGGCGGCGTTGCCACCAAGCTGATCCCACGAAATACCACGATTCCTGCCAAGAAGTCCGAAATCTTTTCCACGGCAGCCGATGGCCAGACCAGCGTAGACGTACATGTCTTACAGGGAGAACGGGAACTGGCCTCTGGCAACAAGAGCCTGGGCAACTTCCGATTGGATGGCATTCCCTCTGCCCCACGGGGCCTGCCTCAAATTGAGGTGACCTTTGATATCGACGCCAACGGCATCCTGTCCGTTTCAGCGAAGGACAAAGCCTCTGGTAAAGAACAGTCCATTACCATCAGCGGCGCGTCCACCCTGGATGATAAAGAAGTCGACCGCATGGTAAAAGATGCCGAGGCCAATGCTGAGGCCGATCGCCAGCGCCGGGAACGCATCGACGCCAAGAATACGGCTGATTCTGTGGCCTATCAAGCTGAGAAGCAGCTTGCCGACCTGAACGGTCAAGTCCCAGAGGCTGACAAGCAGCGGATGAAGGAATTGGTGGCGAGTCTGCGAGAGGCGGCTGAAAAAGAAGACGTCGATCGCATGAAGACCCTCACCAACGATGTGCAGCAGGCGCTGATGCAGATTGGCAGTGCTATCTACGGTCAGGCCCAGGGCAATGCTGCGGCTGGCGCACCGTCTGGTGGTGCATCCAGTGGTGGTAATGATGACGTCATCGATGCTGAATTTGTGGATAGCAAATAG